The following are from one region of the Capsicum annuum cultivar UCD-10X-F1 chromosome 1, UCD10Xv1.1, whole genome shotgun sequence genome:
- the LOC107861871 gene encoding putative F-box/LRR-repeat protein 22 — MIIRKPKGRVANKRKYESLLDLPDDLWENILMRLAAIERLTIAQQVCTTWRRVLKEPTMWHVIDMSDVRGLPDSKVVQHVCREGVDRSQGELVDIRIDFFATKELLVYVANSVKPGNQRNVEALAISKSLPALSHLHLIRNSMTNIGLEAILDGCPNLESLDLRGCFNVSLDKILSSRISKQIKDVKYPRDSLAGL, encoded by the exons ATGATCATTAGGAAACCAAAAGGAAGAGTAGCAAATAAAAGAAAGTATGAATCATTGTTGGATTTACCAGATGATTTATGGGAGAACATATTAATGAGGTTGGCTGCTATAGAGAGACTGACGATTGCACAACAAGTGTGCACTACATGGAGACGAGTGCTCAAAGAACCTACAATGTGGCATGTCATTGACATGTCTGATGTTCGGGGCCTCCCTGACTCCAAAGTGGTCCAACATGTGTGCCGTGAAGGAGTTGATCGCAGCCAAGGTGAACTTGTTGATATCAGAATTGACTTCTTCGCTACCAAAGAGTTGCTTGTTTATGTAGCGAACAG TGTAAAACCAGGTAACCAAAGAAATGTTGAGGCTCTAGCTATTTCTAAAAGCCTGCCTGCTTTGAGCCACCTTCATCTCATTAGAAATAGTATGACAAATATAGGCCTTGAAGCTATTCTTGATGGTTGTCCTAATCTTGAATCACTTGACCTACGGGGGTGCTTCAATGTTAGTCTCGATAAAATCTTGAGTAGTAGAATTTCTAAACAGATTAAGGACGTGAAGTACCCTCGTGACTCTCTAGCTGGTTTGTAA